Proteins co-encoded in one uncultured Draconibacterium sp. genomic window:
- a CDS encoding head GIN domain-containing protein, with protein MKTFSKILFILMIAVTSYGTVLAGNRNETQTRQIRGFNAIEVSTGIDLYLTMGNTEEVKVVADDDIIDDLITKVEGGTLKIYMKKRNWFNWNSSNHPRKVYVTVKELNELSASSGSDVESTNTLKGESLEVSSSSGSDLEIEVLYKNLSVDTSSGSDAKLSGKVKTLRVDASSGSDINAGGLESVICYANASSGSDVTVSVSSELHADASSGSDINYHGNPQIRDIDESSGGDVNQR; from the coding sequence ATGAAAACATTCTCAAAAATTCTATTCATACTTATGATAGCTGTTACCAGCTACGGAACAGTACTTGCCGGAAACCGCAACGAAACCCAAACGCGCCAGATAAGAGGTTTTAATGCCATAGAAGTGTCAACCGGAATCGACCTGTACCTGACAATGGGCAACACCGAAGAAGTAAAAGTGGTTGCCGACGATGATATTATTGATGATTTAATTACCAAGGTTGAAGGCGGAACGCTTAAGATTTACATGAAAAAACGAAACTGGTTTAACTGGAACAGCAGCAACCATCCAAGAAAAGTTTATGTAACCGTAAAAGAGTTAAACGAGCTCTCAGCATCGTCGGGGTCTGATGTGGAGTCGACAAATACGCTTAAAGGAGAATCGCTTGAAGTAAGCAGTAGCAGCGGTTCCGATTTGGAGATAGAGGTATTGTACAAAAATCTGTCGGTTGATACCAGCAGTGGCAGCGACGCCAAATTAAGTGGCAAAGTAAAAACACTTCGTGTTGATGCCAGTAGTGGCTCGGATATTAACGCCGGCGGCCTTGAGTCGGTAATTTGTTATGCCAACGCCAGTAGCGGATCGGATGTTACCGTTAGTGTTAGCAGCGAACTGCATGCCGATGCCAGTAGCGGGTCGGATATCAATTATCATGGGAATCCACAAATCAGAGACATCGACGAATCGAGCGGTGGCGATGTAAACCAACGATAG
- a CDS encoding head GIN domain-containing protein: MKHIIYVLAGIFLALGTSSCLLQSTVKGNGNVTTEERNIEDFSELNVSRGMNVYVTMGNDYKVIVEADENLHNSIVTELHGKELRIKAIDRIRKATSKKVFVTLPKLESAKSSSGSNVYSENILNVKSIDLAVSSGANLKFSLNANEVSAKANSGSNIFLEGTAVSINAKASSGSNIKAGDLKAKSAQANASSGANIWLNTENELQATASSGGNVFYNGNSPSVEIHKSSGGNVIKN; encoded by the coding sequence ATGAAACACATTATCTACGTCCTTGCCGGTATTTTTTTGGCTCTTGGAACTTCATCCTGCTTGTTGCAGTCAACCGTTAAAGGAAATGGCAATGTAACCACCGAAGAAAGAAATATCGAGGATTTCAGCGAATTAAATGTAAGTCGCGGAATGAACGTTTACGTTACCATGGGAAACGATTATAAAGTTATTGTTGAGGCCGATGAAAATCTCCATAATAGCATTGTTACCGAATTGCACGGCAAAGAACTTCGCATAAAAGCTATTGACAGAATCAGGAAAGCAACCAGCAAAAAGGTGTTTGTTACGCTCCCAAAACTTGAGTCTGCAAAATCATCATCGGGCAGCAATGTTTACTCCGAAAACATTTTAAACGTAAAAAGTATCGACCTCGCTGTTTCGTCGGGTGCCAATTTAAAATTCTCGCTCAATGCCAACGAGGTAAGTGCAAAGGCCAACTCTGGATCGAATATTTTTCTCGAAGGAACTGCCGTTTCGATAAATGCCAAAGCCAGTTCAGGATCGAACATTAAAGCCGGAGATTTAAAAGCAAAATCGGCCCAGGCAAATGCTAGCAGCGGCGCAAACATTTGGCTAAACACCGAAAACGAACTACAGGCAACCGCCAGCAGCGGCGGAAATGTTTTTTATAATGGCAATTCGCCAAGTGTAGAAATACACAAATCGTCGGGCGGAAATGTGATAAAAAATTAG